The sequence below is a genomic window from Verrucomicrobiia bacterium.
TGCGGTCAATCCACTTACCAACCCATAACTTCCAATGATTGGCGTCAAAGGTTTCGATATTATCTTTCCGCGCGAGTACCTGCGCGCAGCGCTGCTGGTCTCACTGCTGAGCGTTTGGGTCCTGGTAGGGCTCTTTTACTACCTGAATCGCTATACCAAACGGTATTATTTCAATATCTGGACAGCCGCCTGGCTCTTTTATGCCCTGTGGCTGACCATTGGAATTAATGTGCCCAGCCCCGCGCAAGGCTTTTTTGTAGTCATGATTCGGGACTGGTGCATCTCGCTTTCTGCCGCCTTTTTGCTTTGGGGCAGCCTCTCCTTCATGGAATACAAAACGCCCCAAAGTCTGTTTGGCTGTTTTATAGCTTTTCTTCTGGCTTGGGGTTATGCCGGGCGCCTGATTGCCCACGACCCCTTCTACGTTCAATGCCCCACGTTCGTGCTGACCGGCCTGGCCAGCATGTTCGCCGGTTTTAGCTTCTATCGTTTCCGCCAACACCGCCCCTTTGTGGCCGTCGGCATGCTCTTTCTCGGGTTCTTTCTCTGGGGCATTTACTTGATGACCTACCCCATCTCGCAAAAGTTTGATACCCTTATTAACGCAGGGTTTCTCTTCTCGGCTGTGCTCCAGCTCTTCATCGCCGTGAGCATGATCGTGCTCGTGCTCGAGGAAGCGCGGCACATCAACAAAAAAGTGCTCGAACAGATTCAATCGATTGATTCTGAGAAACGCGAACTCCAGATCAAGGTGCTTTCTGCCGAAGAGAAGTGCCGCAGCCTCTTTCAGCAGGCCAGTTTGCGCGAGGAACTCCAGAACGCCTATGACGAATTGCGCCAGACCCAGCAATCGGTCATGCAGCAGGAGCGCTTGCGCGCCCTGGGCCAGATGGCCAGCGGCATTGCCCACGACATCAATAATGCCCTCTCCCCTATCCTCGCTTTCTCCGAGATGTTGCTCAAAAAAGAGCCGACCCTCACCGACAACTCCCGGCGCAACCTCGAGAACATCCGCACCTCGGCTGAGGATATCGCCGAAATCGTCTGCCGGATGGGCGAGTTCTATCGCCGCCGCGAACACAAAGACCCTCTGCGCCTGGTCTCGCTGGAAAAGCTGGTCCAGCAAGTCATCGATTTAACCAGCCCCTGTTGGAGGGACATCCCTCAAAGCCGCGGCACGGTCGTCCAGGTGCGCACCCGCTTCGAGGACCCGTTGCCGGAGCTTTATTGCAATGAATCCGAGTTGCGCGAGGCTTTTACCAACCTGGTGCTCAACTCCGTTGATGCCATGCCCCAAGGTGGATTGATCACCCTTGGCGCCCGCCCCGTCAACCTCGCCACGACTCCCGGCCAGAGCCAAAATCCAACTCACATCGTGCTGGAAGTCACCGATAACGGCACAGGCATGGACGAAACCACCCGCCAACGCTGCCTCGAACCCTTCTTTTCAACCAAACGACAGCGCGGCGGCTCCGGCTTGGGCCTGGCTATGGTCTATGGCACTGTCGAGCGCCATGAAGGTAAAATCGAAGTCCAAAGCGAGCTCAACAAGGGCACCACCGTTCGCCTGGTCCTGCCTCTGCGCCAACCGCCCAAACCGAAAGAGCCGGTTTTGTCTTCCGCGTCCCGCCCCGGCTCCTCGTTGCGGGTGCTGTGCATCGATGATGAACCATTGCTGCGTGAGTTGCTTAAAGAGGTGCTCGAGTTCTATCACCATGAGGTCGAAGCGGCCGACGGCGGCGAACTGGGTCTGGACATATTCAAAAAAGCAAAAACCGCCGGCAAGCCCTTCGATGTCGTCATCACCGACCTGGGCATGCCCGGCCTCAATGGCCGTGAGGTGGCTGAGAGGATCAAATCCGAATCGCCCGGCACCGGTGTGATCATGCTGACTGGCTGGGGGACAATGCTCGAAGAACGAGGAGAAGACGTCGCCAAGGTCGATGCTGTGCTCAGCAAACCCCCGCGTGTCAACGAACTCGTTGAGACCCTTGCCAAAGTCACCGGCACTGCTATGCCTAAGGAAGCCTATGTCGCGCGCGAACCTGCCGAAGCAGCTTGTAACTGAGGGCGCTTCGGCTCCTGGACCCTCCCTGAGATGGGATGATAGTACGCTCCTCACCGACGGCGCCCTGCGCGTACTGCGCACCGGCCCGACGCCCACCCGACTAACATTGTCGTCTCGGTAGCTGCGGGCCAAATCACCCTCTCCTGGCCCAACGATTACCTCGGTTGGACACTGCAGGCTCAGACCAACGTTTTCTTTTCGCGATAATTCTCGTAATTCTCCGCCTCCCTTTGCCACTCAACGTAACTGGGGATTTACAACTTGAGGCTCGCGCGCTGGGCAATCACCAGGTGAACTTCGTAATTCATTGTGCTGCGATCGTGGAGTCGAAGGCGCCACGGGAGCTTCTCACGTTCCGCCACGAGCTTGAGAGTGGTGAGCGAACCGGGATGCGCCCCGGGAGTCAGGAGCGCTCGAAGAACGGCCTCGCAGGAGCCACCCAATGGCCCGCGTTGCGAATGGCCTCCTACCCACGCTTCCAACGCCGTGGCCGTGGGTGACCAGTCGTATGGACAGGTCAATATCGCCTTGCCCCCCTCCTTGAGCAGCCTCCCTATGGAAACGAGTAATTCGCGCGGAGAGGAAACGCAGTCCAGCACATTGAGGTTAACCGCCAAGGCAAATGTGTCCGCTGGGAGGGGGAGCGCAGTGGCATCACAGGCCCAGAAATCCACCTGTTCCGGATGAGCAAACCTGGTGGCGAATTCCCGCCGTTCGTACACTAGACCGGCGCGGCGCAGTGGATAACGCACCGTGCCTTCATGAAGGACTTCCGAGGCGAAGCGCAACATTGGATAATTTAAATCGACGCCCAGGACCAGTTCAGACCCCGCCTCGGCCAAAGCCAATGAACTGCGGCCTACTGAACAGCCCAGATCAATGATTGGACCCGCCTGCAAGGTCGCGGCAAGCTCAAGACCAGCTTGCAGTGACTCCATCATCGAACCCGGTTTGAATTCTCCTGTAGCAAATCCCGGGTCCAGGTCTCCATAGTGCTCCCACACATACGAGCTGATCTGTTGGCGGGTTTGATCGAAAGCAGAGCCAGGCCCGCAACAATCCCCTAGGATGCTCTCGATCAGCGGACTTATATCCCGCCTCATGGAGATAAGGCCAAAGTTGTCCGCCACATACTGGCGCAAGTTGCCAATCAGCAGAGGGATGCCATCAATGATCGGGTACTCCCGCCGGCAATCGGTGTTGCCGCAATGCAGCACCCCCTCCAACACATCGCCCTGTCGCTCCCGGCATACTTGAGCAATGCGGAGCGGAAAATCGCCGTGGCCGGCCCCGCGGCAGACCGGGCAAACTGGGCGCAGTGTTTCGAAATGGCGGAGTCTCACTTGGGTCAACCCCCAATGAGCACCGTTGGGCAGCCGGGAGGCAGAATCATGCCCGTCGGGCTGGGAATTGGAGCGACGCAGGCCGAGTGCATGGTCATGTCGCCCACCCGCGCAGCCGGCAATCCACCGACCAAGACAGTGGCAGAAGCCTGCATAATCATCCCGGGGCCGCCTGGGACACAACCGGGAAGCAAACAAGGCGCCGTCATATCGGTCATACGGGCCGCAGGCGCACCGCCAATGAGAACGGTCGGCTCTCCTTTAATGATGGCCAACGGCAGGGCCGGGTGCGGCACGGGTGTGGGGACGGGCGCTGGAGGATGAATAGGCGCATGACAATGAGGGGCCTGTTGAAGCACTAAATCGCCCATGCGCGCAGCGGGGTTGCCCATAGTTTTACCAAGGATAACCGTTCCGGGCATGGAAGCAAGCCATGTCGCCGTATGCGCGACTTTGCATAAGGCCGCTTGACAAACCAGCCCGGGCCGCTCATCGGGAACGGGTGTCAGCCGAGCTTGAGATTCCGTTCTTTATTTCGACAAAATTCCTTAGCAATTGCAGCCCCGCATTCTGGCTTTTCTCGGGATGAAATTGGGTGGCAAAGATGTTATCCCGCCAAACCGCTGATGCGAAGGTTTGACCATAATCCGTACGGGTCGCGACAATCGAGTCATCAACGGGCTGAGGAAAGAAGCTGTGGACAAAATAGAAATAGCTGCCATCAGGAACACCGTTGAAAAGAGGGCATGCTTTGTTTATAATTTCGATCTGATTCCACCCAATCTGAGGGACCTTCAGCCCATTTGACTGCTCAAATCGAACGACCTTCCCTTTAAAAACTGCCAAGCCGGCAGCGCAACTGTTGAACTCCTCGCTATGCTCAAACAGGGCCTGGTAACCGACGCAGATGCCAAGAAAAGGACGGCCCGACTTGATAAATTCCCGTGTTGCGTCGAGCAACTCCTGCCGTTTCAAGGCAAGCATGCAATCGTCAAAAGCCCCTACACCCGGCAACACGGCTGCTCCGGCGCCGTCCATTTCGTGTGGGTGTCGCGCAATGCGAACCTCTGCGCCAACCTTTAGCAGCGCCTTGTGCACGCTGCGCAGGTTGCCGGAACCATAATCCAGTAATGCGATCACCAGTTCACATTATGATCAGAGCCCGGGTGTTGCAACACAGGCCGCGATAGCTTTTTAGCTTTTTTTGATCTCCGCTTGACTCCGGTACAGAAGTGCTATGTTTTGCTGGTTATTGGATGTATCCCCTGGCTAAAGGGCCTGATGGCATTTACGGAATGAACAATTAACTCAAGAATATTTATGGCATACGAATTACCACCGCTACCCTATCCGAAAGAGGCGCTCGAACCGCATATTGATGCGCAGACCATGGAGATTCATCACGACAAACACCACGGCGCGTATGTGGCAAATGTTAATAAGGCCATTGCGGGCAAAGCCGATTTGGAACGAAAATCTGTGGAAGAGCTGATCAGCAACCTGGATGCGGTGCCTGCGGATGTGCGCGGCGTGGTGCGCAATAACGGGGGCGGCCATGCCAACCACTCGATGTTTTGGAAACTGCTTGCGCCCCGGGCGGGCGGCGCCCCGGCCGGCAAGCTGGCCGATGATATCAAAGGCGCCTTTGGGAGTTTCGACGCGTTCAAGGAAAGGTTCGAGGCTGCGGCGATGGGGCGTTTCGGCAGCGGTTGGGCCTGGCTGGTTGTCAACCAGGGCAAGCTCGAGATCGTTTCTACCGCCAACCAGGACAATCCTCTAATGGGCCGCGGCGTAAGCGGCGCTGAGGGCAAACCGGTCTTCGGCTGCGATGTCTGGGAACACGCTTATTACCTGAAGTATCAGAACCGCCGCGCGGAATATCTCAAGGCATTCTGGAACGTGGTGAACTGGCCTGAGGTGGCAAAGAACTACGAAGCAGCGAAGAAGTAGGTTGGTTCAGAGCTTGCGCCGTCAGCAGTAGTCCGGGGAAAAACGGCAGAGGACTGCCACAGTCCAAGACGCTTCGCGCGATTGAGGCCGATCTGCTCATCCCTCATCCTTCTTCCTTGATCCCCTCGTTACTCATTCCCCTTGCTGCTTCCCAGGCGAGGATGGCCTGCTTGCGGGGCTGTCCCCAACGATAACCGCCCCAAAGGCCTTGCTTGCGGATAACCCGATGGCAGGGGATGAGATAGGCAATGGGATTCGCGCCCACGGCCGAACCGATAGCCCGCGAGGCGCGGGGGGCGCCGATAAAATGTCCCAAAGCCTCATAGCTGACAAGGGCACCCATAGGAATTCGCAGTAGCGCTTGCCAGACTTTGATTTGAAAATTACTGCCCATTAGCAACAGGCTCAGGGGCTTTTTATTTCCATGGCCGATATTCGAAAAAATCCGGTTCACAAGTGAAAGGGTTTGCGCACCGCCTTCAATCAACTCGGCGTTGCGCCAGAGGTCCTTTAGGCCGTCCAAGGCGGTCTCCTCGCCGCCATTGCCGAAGAAACTCAGCCAGCAAATGCCGCGTCCAGTCCGCCCCAGCAAACAGCGGCCAAAAGGTGTTGCCGCAAATCCATAATGAATTTGGATTCCTCCTCCACGGGTTTTGTACTCTCCCGGGGTGACCGCTTCGATATTTAGAAAAAGGTCATGCAACCGGCTTGGGCTCGACAGGCCCGAATCCAGAGCTGCCTCGAGCACGGGTTTGGAATTCAGCAGTTGCTGTTTGGCATGTTCAATGGTTAGGAATTGAAGAAAGCGTTTTGGGCTGATGCCGGCCCAGCGACTGAAGACTCGCTGGAAATGATATTCACTCATGTGAACGGCGCGAGCCACGGTGGCCAGGGCCGGTTGTTGGAGGTAGCGCTCTTGCAGGAAGAGGATGGCGCGTTCGATGCGAGCGTAATCCAAGGCGGCCTGGCTGAGGGGGACAGTGGGGCTATTTGCCATTGAGTTCATTACAGAAGAATACGGCTTAGAGGCCAAAAGCCCCCACCCGATTCTTGCTGAGGTGTGATTCAGGCGAAATCAGAGCCTCCTCACGTCGGCTCCTGCAATTCTAAAGGGCTTTCCAAGACCCTTAAAGCGACGGAGGACTGCCGCAGCCCAAGACGCTAGCGCGCCTCCCGCCAAGCCAACAGGCGAGCGCACGCCAGAGCAGTCCCGCTGCCTTGGCGTGCGCGTCATTATTGCCTTACCCGACAAGTGGATTCTCCGCAGCGGCTAAAGCAGGTGGCGCGAGGGCTTCCTCCGGCTCGGGTTCTTCCTGTATCTCGACGAGGGGTTTGAGGCGTACCTTGCGGTGATAATCGAATCCTGTTCCCGCCGGGATGATGTGGCCCATGATGACGTTTTCTTTGAACCCGCGCAGGTAATCGACTCGGGCGCGAGTTGCGGCCTCGGTTAGAACGCGCGTGGTATCCTGGAAGGATGCGGCACTCAGGAAGCTCTCGGTTTCAAGCGAGGCCTTGGTAATGCCAAGCAGCACCGGCTGCGCCTCGGCAGGCTTGCCGCCCATTTTCTCCACCCTCTGGTTCTCTTCTTCGAACTCGAGCTTATCGACCTGTTCGCCCCAGAGGAAGGTGGTGTCCCCGGGCTCAGTGATGCGAACCTTTCGGAGCATTTGCCGGACGATAATTTCAATGTGTTTGTCATTGATGGTCACACCCTGCAGGCGATAGACCTCCTGCACCTCGTTGACGAGGTGTTCCTGCAACTCCTGCGGGCCGCAAATATCGAGGATTTCATGCGGGTCAATCGGGCCTTCGGTCAACTGCTGTCCTTTTTTGACATAGTCGCCCTTGAACACGATGACGTGCTTGCCGATGGGGATGAGATGCTCCTCTTCGACCTGGGTTTGCTGGTCCTTGATCAGGATGCAGCGCTTGCCCCGTACGCTTGGTCCGAAATCGACGATACCGTCGATCTTCGAGATTTCAGCGGCGTCCTTGGGCCGGCGCGCCTCGAACAACTCGGCCACACGGGGCAGACCGCCGGTGATGTCCTTGGTCTTGGAAGTCTTGCGCGGGGTCTTGGCCATGAGGGTGCCGGCCACAATCCGATCCCCCTCGGCGACCACAATATGGGCTCCGGAAGGAATGGGGTAGTTGGCCAGCGGCTCATCCTGGTTATCCAGGATTATAATCTGGGGATGCAGGTCTTCCTTGTGCTCGATGACGACCATGGCTTCCTGCTGGGTCTGCTCATCAAGTTCCTGTTTCATCGTAACCCCTTCGATGATGTCGGCGAACTTCACCCGGCCAGCTTTTTCGGAGAGGATGGGGACGTTGTATGGGTCCCACTGGACAAAGGTTTCACCCTTCTTAACCTTGCTCCCATCCTTCACCGCGATAACCGAGCCGATGACAACGTTGTGCTGTTCCAACTCCCGGCCATCGTCAGCCAGAATAGAGACGGAGCCGTTTTTGTTGAGCACTATGTTATTGCCGTCCTCCAACTCGACCAGGCGCAGTTCATTATAACGGACGGTGCCGTCGTACTTGGCCTTGATCTGGGGCTGTTTGAACACCTGCGATGCCGTTCCACCGATGTGGAAGGTGCGCATGGTGAGCTGGGTTCCAGGCTCACCGATTGATTGGGCGGCGATAATCCCCGTCGCCTCCCCAAGTTTCACCCGAGCGCCCGTGGCCAGATTTCGGCCATAACAATTGACGCAGACGCCGTGTTTGCTCTCGCAAGTGAGCACCGAGCGTATTTTCACCCGCTCGACACCGGAAGTTTCGATCTGGCGCGCCTTGATTTCATCGATCTCGTCGTTGGCACGTACCAGCAATTCCTTCGGGTTCTGTGGATTGAAAACGTCATCGCAAGAATGCCGGCCAATCAGCCGTTCACTCAGCCGGACCACTTCGTCCTCGCCTTCAAAGATGGCTTGGACCCAGATGCCGTTGGTTGTGCCGCAATCGTCTTCGCGGATAATCACGTCCTGGGCGACATCGACGAGTTTGCGGGTCATGTAACCCGAGTCGGCGGTTTTGAGGGCCGTATCGGCGAGACCTTTTCGTGCGCCGTGGGTCGAGATGAAATACTCCAGGACGGTGAGGCCCTCGCGAAAGTTCGAGAGAATGGGTTTCTCGATGATATCTCCGGAAGGTTTGGCCATCAGACCGCGCACGCCGGCGAGTTGGCGCACCTGCTGTCGATTGCCACGCGCGCCGGAATCAACCATGAGCGAGACGGGATTATATTCGCGTTTGCCCTGGTTGGTTTCGAGGGTGCGCAGCATGACGTTGGCAATCTGGTCCGTGCAGTGGGTCCAGATATCGATGATTTTGTTATACCGCTCACCCGGGGTGATGACACCTTTGCGATATTGTTTCTCGACCTCGCGGATTTGCTTTTGCGCGGCCTCGATTTCTTGCTCCTTCTCTTTGGGAATGATCATGTCATCAATCCCGATGGAAACACCCGCCCGCGTGGCTTCGCGGAAGCCGAGTTCCTTGAGCTTATCGAGCATAATGACGGTCTTTTCGTGGCCGCAAATCTTGTAGCATTTCCAGATCAAATCGCCCAATTCGCTCTTCTTGACCGGTTTGTTTGGGAAACCCATCTCGGGCGGCCAGATTTCGCTGAACAAAATGCGGCCAACGGTGGTCTCGATGACCTTCTTGGTGGCATCGCCATACTCGGTCTTCTTGCCAAAATCAGGATTGGCAAGGCGGACGCGTTCATGGGTGGTGGTAGCGCCGTCGCTATAGGCGAAGATGGCCTCGGTTTTGGAGCCAAACAGCCGCAACAGGTTGGGATTGGTTGCAGGGGGCGTGCGCGGATCGGCGGTGAGATAGTAGCAGCCCAGGGTGATGTCCTGGGTGGGCGTGATAATGGGCTTGCCGCTCGATGGGCTGAAGATGTTATTGGGGGCCATCATCAGCAGTCGCGCCTCCAACTGCGCTTCGACCGAGAGCGGGACGTGCACAGCCATCTGGTCACCATCAAAGTCGGCATTGTAAGCCGTGCAAACCAGCGGATGAATACGAATGGCTTCGCCCTCGATAAGCTGGGGTTCGAATGCCTGCACCGAAAGCCGGTGGAGTGTTGGGGCGCGATTGAGCAGCACCGGGTGCCCCCTGGTGACCTCTTCGAGGATGTCCCACACCTCGGTCGTCTGCCGTTCGATCATTTTCTTGGCAGACCGGACGGTGTGAACGTAACCCAGTTCCTTCAAACGCCGGATGATGAACGGCTCGAAGAGCACCAAGGCCATTTTCTTGGGCAACCCACACTGGTGGAGCTTGAGTTCCGGACCAATGACGATGACGGAGCGGCCAGAGTAATCGACACGCTTGCCCAGGAGATTTTGGCGGAACCGGCCGCTCTTGCCCTTGAGCATATCGCTGAGCGATTTGAGAGCGCGATTGCCGGCGCCGGTGACGGCACGGCCATGCCTGCCGTTATCAAACAAGGCATCCACGGCTTCCTGCAACATCCGCTTTTCATTGCGGATGATGACCTCGGGAGTCTTGAGCTGGAGAAGGTTTTTCAACCGGTTGTTGCGGTTAATGACCCGGCGATACAGGTCATTGAGGTCTGAAGTGGCGAACCGGCCGCCTTCGAGCGGAACGAGCGGGCGCAAGTCGGGCGGGATGACGGGCAGAACGGTCAGGATCATCCATTCCGGCCGGCTCTTGGAGGATTGGAGGCCCTGCAGGAGCTTGATGCGTTTGGCCAATTTCTTGCGAATCTGCTTGCTCTTGGTTTCGGTCATCGCCTGCTGCAAGTGCTCGATCTGCTTGCCCAAGTCCACCCTGGATAAGGCATCGCGGACGGCTTCGGCGCCCATCTTAGCCACAAAGCCCTCCGGACCATAGGTCTCCCGGGCCTCCCGGTATTCATGTTCGCTGAGCAACTGGTGTTGCTTGAGCGGGGTCGAACCGGCGTCCACGACCATGTAATCCTCGTAATAAATGACGCGTTCGAGATTGCGAGCGGTCACATCGAGGACCAAGCCGATGCGGGATGGCATGCACTTGAAGAACCAGATATGGCAAACCGGAACCGCCAGCTCGATATGGCCCATGCGCTCGCGGCGGACGCGGGCCAGGGTGACCTCAACGCCACAGCGATCACAGACTACCCCACGATGCTTGATGCGCTTGTACTTCCCGCACGAGCATTCCCAGTCCTTCACCGGGCCGAAAATGCGTTCGCAAAACAAACCGCCTTTTTCAGGCTTAAAGGTGCGGTAATTGATGGTTTCGGGGTTCTTGACCTCCCCTTTGGACCAGGACCGGATGGCATCGGGCGACGCGACAGCGATCGCGACGTACTCCACTTGGTTGACCTTGTCCAGCCCGAGTAATTCCCGGGCGCTTTCTTTAGTGCTAATCATAAGAGTGAAATAAAAGTTTTAGACTGCCGTAAGGACTGTGGCCGGTTCCGGTGGCTGGTCCACCGGATTGGTGTAGCCGACTTTGACGTCCAGACCCAAGGACTGCATTTCCTTGACCAGCACGTTGAAGGATTCGGGAATGCCCGCTTCGAGGCTGTTGTCGCCTTTGACGATGCTTTCGTAAATGCGAGTGCGGCCCTGGACATCATCGGACTTAACCGTGAGCAATTCCTGAAGGGTGTAGGCTGCGCCGTAGGCCTCCATGGCCCAAACCTCCATTTCGCCGAAGCGCTGGCCGCCATACTGGGCTTTGCCGCCCAGGGGCTGCTGGGTCACCAGCGAATAAGGGCCCACGGCCCGCGCGTGGATTTTGTCAGCCACCAGATGGCCCAGCTTCATCATGTAAATGTAGCCGACCACGATCTCCTGGTCGAAGGACTCTCCGGTCCGCCCGTCGAAAAGCCGGGTCTTGCCGTGTTCGGGCAGGCTGGCTTCCTTGAGGTAATTGCGGATTTCCTTTTCCTTGATGCCGTCGAAGACAGGCGTGGCAAAGCGCAGTCCCAGAAGCCGGGCGGCCCAACCCAGGTGGGTTTCGAGCACCTGCCCGACGTTCATGCGCGAAGGCACGCCCAGCGGATTAAGCACGATATCGACCGGGGTCCCGTCTGCAAGAAACGGCATGTCTTCCTCGGCTACAATCTTGGCCACCACACCTTTGTTACCGTGGCGCCCGGCCATTTTGTCTCCAACCGACAGTTTGCGTTTGGATGCGATATAGACCTTAACGGATTTGATAACGCCGCTATCGACCCCTTCGCCGGACTCGGCGCGTTCGAGTTCTTCGTCATACTGCATCTGGAGGTCATCGAACTTCTTTTTGAAACTGCCGATGATCTCGTTGATCTTGTTGCGGATGGGAGACGGATCGATCTCGATGCGGTCATAGACCATGGCCAGCTTGCGCAATAATGTCTTTGTAATCTTGCGGTTAGCCGGGATGATGATCTCGCCGGTCTCGCTGTTGACCACATCCAGCGGAATCTTTTCTCCCAGCAGGATGTTGCTCAGGGCCTCGGTGAGCTGCTCTCGCAACTCGTCCATCTTTTTCTTATATTCCTCCTCGACCTCTTTGGCGTGGCGCTTCTCTTCGGAGGCATTGGCGCGCAAGTCCCGGTCGGACTCCTTTTTGGCCGAGACCTTCACATCCATAACGATGCCGTAGGTGCCGGAGGGAACTTTGAGCGACGTGTCCTTCACGTCGGCCGCCTTTTCGCCAAAGATAGCGCGCAACAGCCGCTCCTCGGGCGCCAACTCCGTCTCGCTCTTCGGGGTGATCTTGCCCACCAGGATGTCGCCCGGTTTGACTTCGGCGCCGACGCGGATGACGCCATCCGGACCGAGGTTTTTCAGGGCCTCATCGCCCAGGTTGGGAATATCTCGTGTGATTTCCTCGGGGCCCAGTTTGGTATCGCGGGCGCCGACCTCGAATTCGTCAATGTGAATCGACGTAAAGACGTCGTCCTTAACGATGCGCTCACTGATCAGGATAGCGTCCTCGAAGTTATAGCCGTTCCAAGGCATGAAGGCGACGAGGATGTTGCGGCCCAGGGCCAATTCACCACCCTGGGTGCAAGGGCCATCGGCGATGACCTGGCCCTTTTTGACGCTCTCACCTTTCTTGACCAGGATTTTCTGGTTAATGCAAGTGGCGGCATTGGAGCGCATGAACTTGCGGACCGGATAGACGTAAAGGCCCTTCTCCGGATCGGATTTGAGCTTCTTTTTGCCTTCCGGGAGCTTGCCATCCTCGGTGATGATAATCTGGCTGCCGTTCACGGAAGCGACTTTGCCGGCTTCCTCGGCAACAATGACAGCCCGCGAATCGCGCGCGACGCGCTCCTCCAGACCGGTTGCCACCAGGGGTGCTTCAGTTACCAACAGGGGCACAGCCTGTCGTTGCATGTTAGAACCCATCAGAGCGCGGTTGGCGTCATCATGCTCGAGAAATGGGATTAAGCTGGCCGCCACCGAAACCAATTGTTTGGGAGACACGTCCATGTAATCGACGCGCGCCGGCTCGACGTCGATAAAGTCACCCCGGCCACGGCAGACGACGCGATCGGTTGAAAAGGCGCCTTTATCGCTCACAGGCGAATTGGCCTGGGCAATCACGAAGGCCTCCTCCCGATCGGCGGTGAGGTAATCCAGGTGAGTGGAGACCTTGCCGGAATCGACTTTGCGATAAGGAGTCTCGAGAAAGCCAAAATCATTGATTCGGGCAAAAGTCGCCAGAGAGGCGATGAGGCCAATGTTGGGGCCTTCGGGGGTTTCGACCGGGCAAATGCGGCCATAATGCGAGGGGTGCACGTCACGCACCTCGAATCCGGCGCGGTCGCGAGAAAGGCCGCCGGGCCCAAGCGCCGAGAGCCGGCGTTTGTGGGTTAATTCGGCCAGGGGATTGATCTGGTCCATGAATTGCGAGAGCTGGCTGCGGCCAAAGAAATCCCGGATGACTGCCGAAAGGGCCTTGGGATTGATCAGCTTCTGGGGCGACATGGCTTCCACTCCCTGATCGAAGAGGGTCATGCGCTCTTTGACAAGGCGCTCGGTCCTGGCCAAGCCCACACGGCATTGATTGGCGAGCAATTCGCCAACCGTTCGCACCCGGCGGCTGCCCAGGTGATCGATGTCATCCAGCGAGCCTTCGCCCTTTTTCAAACGGAGCAAATACTTGGTGGCGGCCACCAGGTCGGCCTTGGTCAGAATGCGCGAGTCGCCGCCTTTAATGCCCAGTTTCTGATTGATTTTGTAGCGGCCAACGCGGCCCAGATCGTAGCGTTTGGGGTCGAAGAACAGGCGTTTGATCAAAGCGCGGGCATTGGCGGCC
It includes:
- the rpoB gene encoding DNA-directed RNA polymerase subunit beta, which translates into the protein MPSRTSERINFGKIKEIIAPPNLIELQTNSYKEFLQADQPPSKRKNLGLQAVFSEVFPIESYDGKCVLDFHSYEIGEPKVDWLECLREGLTFGAPLYVTFLLKEEKGTKEEKVFMGELPLMTPQGTFVINGAERVIVSQLHRSPGLAFEATIHPNGKTLHSFRIIPDRGSWYEAQFDTSDLLYVYLDRKKRRRKFLTTTFFRALAFLDSESKGKETSLRGTDEEILKLFYDVEDLNLKEAEKRDDLANKVLIQDVTDEEKSLVVARAFEPLSKAVVKQIAELGIHKIKVVDTTADEGIVIKCMKKDPAKNEEEALKDIYRRLRPGDPPTAANARALIKRLFFDPKRYDLGRVGRYKINQKLGIKGGDSRILTKADLVAATKYLLRLKKGEGSLDDIDHLGSRRVRTVGELLANQCRVGLARTERLVKERMTLFDQGVEAMSPQKLINPKALSAVIRDFFGRSQLSQFMDQINPLAELTHKRRLSALGPGGLSRDRAGFEVRDVHPSHYGRICPVETPEGPNIGLIASLATFARINDFGFLETPYRKVDSGKVSTHLDYLTADREEAFVIAQANSPVSDKGAFSTDRVVCRGRGDFIDVEPARVDYMDVSPKQLVSVAASLIPFLEHDDANRALMGSNMQRQAVPLLVTEAPLVATGLEERVARDSRAVIVAEEAGKVASVNGSQIIITEDGKLPEGKKKLKSDPEKGLYVYPVRKFMRSNAATCINQKILVKKGESVKKGQVIADGPCTQGGELALGRNILVAFMPWNGYNFEDAILISERIVKDDVFTSIHIDEFEVGARDTKLGPEEITRDIPNLGDEALKNLGPDGVIRVGAEVKPGDILVGKITPKSETELAPEERLLRAIFGEKAADVKDTSLKVPSGTYGIVMDVKVSAKKESDRDLRANASEEKRHAKEVEEEYKKKMDELREQLTEALSNILLGEKIPLDVVNSETGEIIIPANRKITKTLLRKLAMVYDRIEIDPSPIRNKINEIIGSFKKKFDDLQMQYDEELERAESGEGVDSGVIKSVKVYIASKRKLSVGDKMAGRHGNKGVVAKIVAEEDMPFLADGTPVDIVLNPLGVPSRMNVGQVLETHLGWAARLLGLRFATPVFDGIKEKEIRNYLKEASLPEHGKTRLFDGRTGESFDQEIVVGYIYMMKLGHLVADKIHARAVGPYSLVTQQPLGGKAQYGGQRFGEMEVWAMEAYGAAYTLQELLTVKSDDVQGRTRIYESIVKGDNSLEAGIPESFNVLVKEMQSLGLDVKVGYTNPVDQPPEPATVLTAV